A section of the Amycolatopsis sp. AA4 genome encodes:
- the recO gene encoding DNA repair protein RecO translates to MVNLYRDTGVVLRTHKLGEADRIVTLLTKRHGKVRAVAKGVRRTSSRFGARLEPFGHVDVQFYPGRSLDVITQVETVDAFALPLVADYQRYTAASAIAETADRLSAEEGEPVLKLYLLVVGALRALAGGQRDASLVLDAFFLRAMAYAGWAPAITECARCGLPGPHAAFNVAAGGSMCPDCRIAGSVHPAPEVLTLLDALLQGEWAVAESSPGITRRDASGLVAAHLQWHLERQLRSLPLVERRAREAAGPGPVGSAG, encoded by the coding sequence GTGGTGAACCTCTACCGCGACACCGGGGTGGTGCTGCGCACGCACAAGCTGGGCGAGGCCGACCGGATCGTCACCCTGCTCACGAAGCGGCACGGCAAGGTCCGGGCCGTCGCGAAGGGCGTGCGGCGCACGTCGTCGCGGTTCGGGGCGCGGCTGGAGCCGTTCGGGCACGTGGACGTGCAGTTCTATCCCGGCCGGTCGCTCGACGTCATCACCCAGGTCGAGACGGTCGACGCGTTCGCCCTTCCGCTGGTGGCCGACTACCAGCGCTACACCGCGGCGTCCGCGATCGCGGAGACCGCGGACCGGCTCTCGGCGGAAGAGGGCGAACCGGTCCTGAAGCTGTATCTGCTGGTCGTGGGCGCGCTGCGGGCGCTGGCCGGCGGGCAGCGGGACGCGTCGCTGGTGCTCGACGCGTTCTTCCTCCGGGCCATGGCCTACGCGGGCTGGGCCCCGGCGATCACCGAATGCGCCCGCTGCGGCCTGCCCGGCCCGCACGCCGCGTTCAACGTCGCCGCGGGCGGTTCGATGTGCCCGGACTGCCGCATCGCCGGCTCGGTGCATCCCGCGCCCGAGGTGCTGACCCTGCTGGACGCGCTGCTGCAGGGGGAGTGGGCGGTCGCGGAATCGTCGCCGGGGATCACCCGCCGGGACGCGTCCGGCCTGGTCGCGGCGCACCTGCAGTGGCATCTGGAACGACAGCTGCGGTCGCTTCCGCTCGTGGAGCGGCGTGCCCGGGAGGCCGCCGGGCCCGGCCCAGTAGGGTCGGCCGGGTAG
- a CDS encoding CD225/dispanin family protein has protein sequence MTNPYGQPQQPYGGQPQQPYGQQPYPQSGATPAQPYPQQPYGQPAPYGQPAFGGAPGGDLNSIKDYKGWAIGCIFLMWILAIFAIMKSNEVQSYKMQGNYAMAQQASQTTKTLCLIATILGALGWVIGIIVFIVSLAAASEVHSYYCTGSYC, from the coding sequence ATGACCAATCCCTACGGCCAGCCCCAGCAGCCCTACGGCGGCCAGCCGCAGCAGCCCTACGGCCAGCAGCCGTACCCGCAGTCCGGTGCGACGCCGGCGCAGCCGTACCCGCAGCAGCCCTACGGCCAGCCCGCGCCGTACGGCCAGCCGGCCTTCGGCGGCGCGCCGGGCGGCGACCTGAACTCCATCAAGGACTACAAGGGCTGGGCGATCGGCTGCATCTTCCTGATGTGGATCCTCGCGATCTTCGCGATCATGAAGTCGAACGAGGTCCAGTCGTACAAGATGCAGGGCAACTACGCGATGGCCCAGCAGGCGTCGCAGACGACGAAGACGCTGTGCCTCATCGCCACCATCCTCGGCGCGCTCGGCTGGGTCATCGGGATCATCGTGTTCATCGTCAGCCTCGCGGCCGCGTCCGAGGTGCACAGCTACTACTGCACCGGCAGCTACTGCTGA
- a CDS encoding RDD family protein, which translates to MTYPYGQPGGPPQGGPSFGAPPGYPQPYGPARVYADWGQRAGAYLIDFAPLLAGLLLALLVSMVSGVASTIVYLLAILGTLAWTVFNRWINGGNTGQSLGKRIVGIKLVSEAAGEPIGAGTAFVRDLAHALDSMAFALGYLWPLWDDKAQTFSDKILGTVVVPAGPAAAPGAGFGQPGGFGRPAQPGGFGQPGGFPGQPGGFPGQPGGFPGQPGGFGQPVPAGGFPGQSAQPGGFPGQPGFGQPVPGGFPAQPSPSAGFPAAPQGFGASQPGFGQPPVPGTPPRQGFGQPGPAPFDQPEPTQVVLPAREPEATQMSKPETPETGPAQS; encoded by the coding sequence ATGACCTATCCCTACGGCCAGCCCGGCGGCCCGCCCCAAGGCGGACCGTCGTTCGGCGCGCCGCCGGGATACCCCCAGCCGTACGGTCCCGCCCGGGTCTACGCGGACTGGGGCCAGCGCGCCGGGGCCTACCTCATCGACTTCGCCCCGCTCCTCGCCGGGCTTCTGCTCGCCCTGCTCGTGTCGATGGTCTCGGGCGTCGCGAGCACGATCGTCTACCTCCTCGCGATTCTCGGCACTCTCGCCTGGACGGTCTTCAACCGCTGGATCAACGGCGGCAACACCGGCCAGTCGCTGGGCAAGCGGATCGTCGGCATCAAACTCGTCAGCGAGGCCGCCGGCGAACCGATCGGGGCCGGGACGGCGTTCGTCCGCGACCTCGCGCACGCGCTCGACAGCATGGCGTTCGCGCTCGGCTACCTGTGGCCGCTGTGGGACGACAAGGCGCAGACGTTCTCGGACAAGATCCTCGGCACCGTCGTGGTGCCCGCCGGGCCCGCGGCCGCGCCGGGCGCCGGATTCGGGCAGCCGGGCGGGTTCGGCCGGCCCGCTCAGCCCGGCGGTTTCGGTCAGCCCGGCGGTTTCCCCGGGCAGCCGGGCGGATTTCCCGGGCAGCCGGGCGGATTTCCCGGTCAGCCAGGAGGGTTCGGCCAGCCGGTTCCGGCGGGCGGATTTCCCGGCCAGTCCGCGCAGCCGGGCGGGTTCCCGGGACAGCCGGGATTCGGCCAGCCCGTCCCGGGCGGATTCCCCGCACAGCCGTCGCCGAGCGCCGGATTTCCCGCCGCGCCGCAGGGATTCGGGGCCTCGCAGCCGGGATTCGGCCAGCCGCCGGTCCCGGGAACGCCGCCGCGGCAAGGGTTCGGCCAGCCGGGCCCCGCGCCGTTCGACCAGCCCGAACCGACCCAGGTCGTGCTTCCGGCCCGCGAGCCGGAAGCGACGCAGATGAGCAAGCCGGAAACGCCGGAGACCGGTCCGGCCCAGTCCTGA
- a CDS encoding DUF2752 domain-containing protein, whose protein sequence is MSTVYTGQPARGTRAVARALAGPAAAAGGIGLACVAVWLGDPTTPGGWLPVCPTKLLFGIDCPGCGGLRMAYSVLHGDFSAALHYNAVALAFTALFAWSGLVWTTGRLRGRPMRSWLHWRWTPLVVAMVFVLWFVARNLPFAPFTGLSV, encoded by the coding sequence TTGAGCACCGTCTACACCGGACAGCCGGCGCGCGGAACCCGTGCGGTGGCAAGGGCTCTCGCCGGTCCCGCGGCCGCGGCGGGCGGCATCGGCCTCGCCTGCGTCGCGGTGTGGCTCGGCGACCCGACCACTCCCGGCGGCTGGCTCCCGGTGTGCCCGACGAAGCTGCTTTTCGGGATCGACTGCCCCGGCTGCGGCGGGCTCCGGATGGCCTACAGCGTGCTGCACGGCGATTTTTCCGCCGCACTGCACTACAACGCGGTCGCTTTGGCGTTCACCGCGCTGTTCGCGTGGAGCGGTCTCGTTTGGACGACGGGACGGCTGCGCGGCCGCCCGATGCGGTCCTGGCTGCACTGGCGCTGGACCCCGCTCGTGGTCGCGATGGTGTTCGTCTTGTGGTTCGTGGCGCGCAACCTTCCGTTCGCGCCGTTCACCGGCCTGTCCGTCTGA
- a CDS encoding CD225/dispanin family protein, translated as MTGPYPPQGPYPPSYGYPPQYPPPPDSNLVWAILATVFCCLPLGIVAIVKASQVNTLWYQGYAAEAHRAADEARKWAMWSALSVAILIGLYVIVAIIVVAVAGRVLWFH; from the coding sequence ATGACCGGCCCGTATCCGCCGCAGGGCCCGTACCCTCCGTCGTACGGCTACCCGCCGCAGTACCCGCCGCCGCCGGACAGCAACCTGGTGTGGGCGATCCTGGCGACGGTGTTCTGCTGCCTGCCGCTGGGGATCGTCGCGATCGTCAAGGCCAGCCAGGTGAACACGTTGTGGTACCAGGGATACGCGGCCGAAGCGCACCGCGCGGCGGACGAGGCGCGCAAGTGGGCGATGTGGTCGGCGCTCAGCGTCGCCATCCTGATCGGGCTGTACGTGATCGTCGCGATCATCGTGGTGGCGGTCGCCGGCCGAGTGCTCTGGTTCCATTGA
- the era gene encoding GTPase Era: MTEPHRSGFACFVGRPNAGKSTLTNALVGTKVAITSSKPQTTRHAIRGIVHRDDAQLVIIDTPGLHRPRTLLGQRLNDVVHETWSEVDVVGFCVPANEKIGPGDRFIAAELKKIARRPPVIGVVTKTDLVKPEQVAEQLVALQEVMEFADLVPVSAVDGFQVQTVADLLVQRLPEGPQLYPGGELTDEPEQTLVAELIREAALEGVRDELPHSIAVTVEEMLPREDRDDLIDIHALLYVERPSQKGIILGHKGERLREVGATARKHIERLLGTKVYLDLHIKVAKDWQRDPKQLRRLGF, translated from the coding sequence GTGACCGAACCGCACCGTTCCGGTTTCGCCTGCTTCGTCGGCCGCCCCAACGCGGGCAAATCGACGCTCACGAACGCGCTCGTCGGCACGAAGGTCGCGATCACCTCCAGCAAACCGCAGACCACGCGGCACGCGATCCGCGGCATCGTGCACCGCGACGACGCGCAGCTGGTGATCATCGACACGCCCGGCCTGCACCGGCCGCGCACGCTGCTCGGCCAGCGGCTCAACGACGTCGTGCACGAGACCTGGTCCGAAGTGGACGTCGTCGGGTTCTGCGTGCCCGCCAACGAGAAAATCGGCCCCGGCGACCGGTTCATCGCCGCCGAGCTGAAAAAGATCGCCCGCCGCCCGCCGGTGATCGGCGTCGTCACCAAGACGGATCTGGTGAAGCCGGAGCAGGTCGCCGAGCAGCTGGTCGCGCTGCAAGAGGTGATGGAGTTCGCCGACCTCGTGCCGGTGTCCGCGGTGGACGGTTTCCAGGTGCAGACAGTCGCCGACCTGCTGGTGCAGCGGCTGCCCGAGGGACCGCAGCTGTACCCGGGCGGCGAGCTCACCGACGAGCCCGAGCAGACCCTCGTCGCCGAGCTGATCCGCGAAGCCGCGCTCGAAGGCGTCCGCGACGAACTGCCGCACTCGATCGCGGTGACCGTCGAGGAAATGCTCCCCCGCGAGGACCGCGACGACCTCATCGACATCCACGCCCTGCTGTACGTGGAACGCCCCAGCCAGAAGGGGATCATCCTCGGGCACAAGGGGGAACGGCTGCGCGAGGTCGGCGCGACCGCGCGCAAGCACATCGAACGGCTGCTGGGCACGAAGGTGTATCTCGACCTGCACATCAAGGTGGCCAAGGACTGGCAGCGGGACCCGAAGCAGCTGCGCCGGCTGGGTTTTTGA
- a CDS encoding hemolysin family protein: MGNPPAQVVVAVTLVLLAGVFAAADAAVGTVSQARVDGLVRAGRVGARQLAAVVAERRRHINLLLLLRLACELTATVLVTVSFVAWFDRLWLAILVSAVVMVVVSYVLIGVGPRTIGRQHPYRVGTAVAGPVRALGTVLGPLSRLLIVLGNAITPGRGFREGPFTSEVELRELVDLAQERGVVEDSEREMIHSVFELGDTVAREVMVPRTEIVWIERTKTVRQALALALRTGFTRVPVIDDSVDDIVGVVNIKDLMPEYMGPDGPSTVVDAVMNPASFVPDSKRLDELLKEMQRTHNHMAIAVDEYGGTAGLLTIEDILEEIVGEITDESDADERPEIEELEDGSVRVSSRLGVGDLGELFGIDLEDHDVETVGGLLAERLGRVPLPGAEAEVAGLRLFAEGGKDRRGRMRITSVVVRPSSARPRTRPPQPQEHDRRVEHA; encoded by the coding sequence ATGGGAAACCCCCCGGCACAGGTCGTCGTCGCGGTGACGCTGGTGCTGCTCGCGGGCGTGTTCGCGGCCGCGGACGCCGCGGTCGGCACGGTGTCGCAAGCCCGGGTCGACGGCCTCGTCCGCGCCGGCCGCGTCGGCGCCCGCCAGCTCGCCGCGGTCGTCGCCGAACGCCGCAGGCACATCAACCTGCTGCTCCTGCTCCGGCTCGCCTGCGAACTCACCGCCACGGTCCTGGTCACCGTGTCCTTCGTCGCCTGGTTCGACCGGCTGTGGCTCGCCATCCTGGTGTCCGCGGTCGTCATGGTCGTGGTCAGCTACGTCCTCATCGGCGTCGGCCCGCGCACCATCGGCCGCCAGCACCCCTACCGCGTCGGCACGGCCGTCGCCGGACCGGTCCGCGCCCTCGGCACGGTCCTCGGCCCGCTGTCGCGGCTGCTCATCGTGCTCGGCAACGCGATCACCCCCGGGCGCGGCTTCCGCGAAGGCCCGTTCACCTCCGAGGTCGAACTGCGCGAACTCGTCGACCTCGCCCAGGAACGCGGCGTCGTCGAGGACTCCGAACGCGAGATGATCCACTCGGTGTTCGAACTCGGCGACACCGTCGCCCGCGAGGTCATGGTGCCGCGCACCGAGATCGTCTGGATCGAACGCACCAAAACCGTGCGCCAGGCCCTCGCGCTCGCGCTGCGCACCGGCTTCACCCGCGTCCCGGTGATCGACGATTCGGTGGACGACATCGTCGGCGTGGTCAACATCAAAGACCTCATGCCCGAGTACATGGGCCCGGACGGGCCGAGCACGGTCGTCGACGCGGTGATGAATCCGGCCAGCTTCGTGCCCGACTCCAAACGGCTCGACGAGCTGCTCAAGGAAATGCAGCGCACGCACAACCACATGGCGATCGCGGTGGACGAGTACGGCGGCACCGCCGGCCTGCTCACCATCGAGGACATCCTCGAGGAGATCGTCGGCGAGATCACCGACGAATCCGACGCCGACGAACGCCCCGAAATCGAGGAACTCGAGGACGGTTCGGTCCGCGTGTCGTCCCGGCTCGGCGTCGGCGACCTCGGCGAACTGTTCGGCATCGACCTCGAAGACCACGACGTCGAGACCGTCGGCGGACTGCTCGCCGAGCGACTGGGTAGGGTCCCGCTGCCGGGGGCCGAAGCCGAGGTCGCCGGACTTCGGCTGTTCGCCGAAGGGGGCAAGGACCGCCGCGGCCGCATGCGCATCACGTCCGTGGTCGTCCGGCCGTCGTCGGCGCGCCCGCGCACCCGCCCGCCCCAGCCGCAAGAGCACGACAGGAGAGTCGAACATGCCTGA
- the ybeY gene encoding rRNA maturation RNase YbeY yields the protein MSIEIANESGVDVDEASIVSAARYTLEKMEVSPLAELSILCVTLEVMEDLHERWMDLPGPTDVMAFPMDELDSSRRPDAPDSSPALLGDIVLCPAFAKDQAKTAGHRLIDELHLLTVHGCLHLLGYDHAEPAEEREMFGLQKRILGEFQAAVAAHQARDAQRDVDDRVLGIAGLDAPPPGETP from the coding sequence ATGAGCATCGAGATCGCCAACGAATCCGGCGTCGACGTCGACGAGGCGTCCATCGTCTCCGCCGCGCGCTACACGCTCGAGAAAATGGAGGTCAGCCCGCTCGCCGAGCTGTCCATCCTGTGCGTCACCCTCGAGGTGATGGAAGACCTCCACGAGCGCTGGATGGACCTGCCCGGGCCCACCGACGTGATGGCCTTCCCGATGGACGAACTCGACTCGTCGCGCCGCCCCGACGCGCCCGACTCGTCCCCGGCCCTGCTCGGCGACATCGTGCTGTGCCCGGCGTTCGCCAAGGACCAGGCGAAAACCGCGGGCCACCGGCTGATCGACGAACTGCACCTGCTCACCGTCCACGGCTGCCTGCACCTTCTCGGCTACGACCACGCCGAACCCGCCGAGGAACGCGAGATGTTCGGGCTGCAGAAGCGGATCCTCGGCGAATTCCAGGCCGCGGTCGCCGCCCACCAGGCCCGCGACGCGCAACGCGACGTCGACGACCGCGTCCTCGGCATCGCCGGGCTCGACGCGCCGCCGCCCGGGGAAACGCCCTAG
- a CDS encoding PhoH family protein — protein MAGTETGGAARPDNRVSAEAQVRFPIPEAAQLSLLGSRDENLRVAEELLAADVHVRGNEVTLTGSAADVAFAERVFTELVQLAGGGQQVGPDTVRRTVGMLSSGDASPAEVLSLNIVSRRGKTIRPKTLNQKRYVDAIDKHTIVFGIGPAGTGKTYLAMAKAVQALQAKQVTRIVLTRPAVEAGERLGYLPGTLNEKIDPYLRPLYDALHDMVEPESIPRLMQAGTIEIAPLAYMRGRTLNDAFIILDEAQNTTPEQMKMFLTRLGFGAKIVVTGDITQIDLPGGQRSGLRVVRDILGGVEDLHFAELTSQDVVRHKLVGDIVDAYEKWQAVQDAQEQQAGGWKGTRR, from the coding sequence GTGGCCGGAACTGAGACGGGTGGAGCCGCCCGACCTGACAATCGGGTATCGGCCGAGGCACAGGTTCGATTCCCGATCCCGGAGGCGGCTCAGCTGAGCCTGCTGGGGTCGCGCGACGAGAATTTGCGGGTGGCCGAGGAGCTGCTGGCGGCGGACGTGCACGTGCGCGGCAACGAGGTCACGTTGACCGGATCCGCGGCCGACGTGGCGTTCGCGGAGCGGGTTTTCACCGAGCTGGTGCAGCTCGCCGGCGGCGGGCAGCAGGTCGGGCCGGACACGGTTCGGCGGACTGTGGGGATGCTGTCCAGCGGCGACGCGTCGCCCGCCGAGGTGCTGAGCCTCAACATCGTGTCGCGCCGGGGCAAGACCATCCGGCCCAAGACGCTGAACCAGAAGCGGTACGTCGACGCGATCGACAAGCACACGATCGTCTTCGGCATCGGGCCCGCGGGCACGGGCAAGACGTATCTCGCGATGGCGAAAGCCGTGCAGGCGTTGCAGGCCAAGCAGGTCACGCGGATCGTGCTGACCCGGCCGGCGGTCGAGGCGGGGGAGCGGCTCGGATACCTGCCGGGGACGCTGAACGAGAAGATCGACCCGTACCTGCGGCCGCTCTACGACGCGCTGCACGACATGGTCGAGCCGGAGTCGATTCCGCGGCTCATGCAGGCGGGCACGATCGAAATCGCACCGCTGGCCTACATGCGCGGGCGAACCCTCAATGACGCCTTCATCATCCTCGACGAGGCGCAGAACACCACGCCCGAGCAGATGAAGATGTTCCTCACCCGCCTCGGGTTCGGCGCCAAGATCGTCGTCACCGGCGACATCACCCAGATCGACCTCCCCGGCGGCCAGCGCAGCGGGCTCCGCGTCGTGCGGGACATCCTCGGCGGCGTCGAGGACCTGCACTTCGCCGAACTCACCAGCCAGGACGTCGTCCGGCACAAACTGGTCGGCGACATCGTCGACGCGTACGAGAAGTGGCAGGCCGTGCAGGACGCGCAAGAGCAGCAGGCCGGCGGCTGGAAGGGCACCCGCCGATGA
- a CDS encoding histidine triad nucleotide-binding protein, producing the protein MSDAGAAETLFERIIAGEIPADVVYQDDATFAFRDINPQARVHVLVVPRKRYRNVGELAEADPELLSRVLLTARKVAELEGISGSGYRVVFNTDADAGQTVFHVHAHVLGGEQLGLFGRPQAGVH; encoded by the coding sequence ATGAGCGATGCGGGTGCTGCTGAGACGTTGTTCGAGCGGATCATTGCTGGGGAGATTCCGGCGGACGTGGTGTACCAGGACGACGCCACGTTCGCGTTCCGCGACATCAATCCGCAGGCGCGGGTGCACGTGCTCGTGGTGCCTCGGAAGAGGTATCGGAACGTGGGGGAGCTGGCCGAGGCGGATCCCGAGTTGTTGTCCCGGGTGTTGCTGACGGCGCGGAAGGTTGCGGAGCTCGAGGGGATCTCCGGCAGCGGGTATCGGGTGGTGTTCAACACTGACGCCGACGCCGGGCAGACGGTGTTTCATGTGCATGCCCACGTGCTCGGCGGGGAGCAGCTGGGGTTGTTCGGGCGGCCGCAGGCCGGAGTGCACTGA
- a CDS encoding 16S rRNA (uracil(1498)-N(3))-methyltransferase, which yields MPDTTLPVFLAPAVPAEGRALLDGEEARHAATVRRLRVGEQLVLSDGAGAMARCAVDAVEAGRAASVTLTVLERWQEEPPALRVHVAQALAKGDRGELAVELATEAGADAIVPWRAARSVARWDDGPRGEKALARWRATARSAAKQARRAHVPAVAEPVGTRELAQLAATMSATLVLESGVASKLADLALPDGGDLLLVVGPEGGITDEELALLEESGATTVRLGPTVLRTSTAAAVALGALGVLTGRWH from the coding sequence GTGCCGGACACCACACTGCCGGTCTTCCTCGCCCCGGCGGTGCCCGCCGAAGGACGGGCGCTGCTCGACGGCGAGGAAGCCCGGCACGCGGCCACCGTGCGCCGGCTGCGCGTGGGGGAGCAGCTCGTGCTCTCCGACGGCGCCGGCGCGATGGCCCGCTGCGCCGTGGACGCCGTCGAAGCGGGCCGGGCGGCCTCGGTCACCCTCACCGTTCTCGAGCGCTGGCAAGAAGAACCGCCCGCGCTGCGCGTCCACGTCGCCCAGGCGCTCGCCAAAGGCGACCGCGGCGAACTGGCCGTCGAACTGGCCACCGAAGCCGGCGCCGACGCGATCGTGCCCTGGCGCGCCGCCCGCAGCGTCGCCCGCTGGGACGACGGACCCCGCGGCGAGAAAGCCCTCGCCCGCTGGCGCGCCACCGCCCGCTCGGCCGCGAAACAAGCCCGCCGCGCCCACGTGCCCGCCGTCGCCGAACCCGTCGGCACCCGCGAACTCGCGCAGCTGGCCGCCACGATGTCCGCGACGCTCGTCCTCGAATCCGGCGTCGCCAGCAAACTCGCCGACCTCGCGCTGCCCGACGGCGGCGACCTCCTCCTCGTCGTCGGCCCCGAAGGCGGCATCACCGACGAGGAACTCGCGCTCCTCGAAGAATCCGGAGCCACGACGGTCCGCCTCGGCCCGACCGTCCTCCGCACCTCCACGGCGGCCGCCGTTGCACTAGGCGCACTGGGCGTCCTCACCGGCCGCTGGCACTGA
- the dnaJ gene encoding molecular chaperone DnaJ — MARDYYGILGVAKNASDQEIKRAYRKLARELHPDVNPSEDAQHRFGEVTTAYEVLSDPQKRKIVDLGGDPMDPGGRGGGGGDPFAGFGGLGDIMDAFFGAAGGGGGRGRGPRSRVQPGSDALIRLGLTLEECATGVDREITVDTAIVCDLCRGAGTAEGTTTKTCDTCGGAGEVQSVQRSFLGQVVTARPCPVCRGFGEVIPDPCRQCGGDGRIRSRRGVTAKIPPGVGDGMRIRLSGQGEVGPGGGPAGDLYVEIDEAPHEVFVREGNDLHCNFRIPMTTAALGATVPIATLVDGDYELDIEPGTQPNTELVLTGKGMPRLRSSGRVDGRGDLHVHIDVVVPTKLDEAQRDLLVDLAQQRGEEVPTLAANGSKHGGLFSKLRAKNR, encoded by the coding sequence GTGGCGAGGGACTACTACGGGATCCTCGGGGTGGCCAAGAACGCGAGCGATCAGGAGATCAAGCGCGCGTACCGCAAGCTGGCCCGCGAGCTCCACCCCGACGTGAACCCGTCGGAGGACGCCCAGCACCGCTTCGGCGAGGTGACCACCGCGTACGAGGTGCTCTCCGACCCGCAGAAGCGCAAGATCGTCGACCTCGGCGGCGACCCGATGGACCCGGGCGGCCGCGGCGGCGGGGGCGGCGACCCGTTCGCCGGCTTCGGCGGGCTCGGCGACATCATGGACGCCTTCTTCGGAGCGGCCGGCGGGGGCGGCGGACGGGGCCGCGGGCCGCGCAGCCGCGTGCAGCCCGGCTCCGACGCGCTGATCCGGCTCGGTCTCACGCTCGAGGAGTGCGCGACCGGCGTCGACCGCGAGATCACCGTCGACACCGCGATCGTCTGCGACCTGTGCCGCGGCGCGGGCACCGCCGAGGGCACGACCACCAAGACCTGCGACACCTGCGGCGGGGCCGGCGAGGTCCAGTCCGTGCAGCGGTCGTTCCTCGGCCAGGTCGTCACCGCGCGCCCGTGCCCGGTCTGCCGCGGCTTCGGCGAGGTCATCCCCGACCCGTGCCGCCAGTGCGGCGGCGACGGCCGGATCCGGTCGCGGCGCGGCGTCACCGCGAAGATCCCGCCCGGCGTCGGCGACGGCATGCGGATCCGGCTGTCCGGACAGGGCGAGGTCGGCCCCGGCGGCGGCCCGGCGGGCGACCTCTACGTCGAGATCGACGAGGCCCCGCACGAGGTGTTCGTCCGCGAGGGCAACGACCTGCACTGCAACTTCCGCATCCCGATGACCACCGCGGCGCTCGGCGCGACGGTCCCGATCGCCACCCTGGTCGACGGCGACTACGAACTCGACATCGAGCCCGGCACCCAGCCCAACACCGAACTGGTGCTCACCGGCAAGGGCATGCCGCGGCTGCGCTCGTCCGGCCGCGTCGACGGCCGCGGCGACCTGCACGTGCACATCGACGTCGTGGTCCCGACCAAACTCGACGAGGCCCAGCGCGACCTGCTCGTCGACCTGGCCCAGCAGCGCGGGGAAGAAGTCCCGACGCTCGCCGCCAACGGCAGCAAGCACGGCGGCCTGTTCTCCAAGCTCCGCGCGAAGAACCGCTGA
- the hrcA gene encoding heat-inducible transcriptional repressor HrcA, with product MANTDERRFEVLRAIVADYVANQEPVGSKTIVERHNLGVSSATVRNDMAALEEEGYIAQPHTSAGRIPTDKGYRLFVDRLSEIKPLSAAERRAITSFLDSGTDLDDVLRRSVRLLAQLTRQVAVVQYPMLTNTVARHLEVVPLTPARLMLVLITDSGRVDQRTVDLGDVVTEETVLRLRTVLNGALAGRRLADAAANVAELPEAAPPDLRDHLTRICTTLVESLVEHPEERIVLGGTGNLTRNVADFPGSLRQVLEALEEQVVVLKLLAAARNPGAVTVLIGEENEDEQMRSTSVVSIGYGRDDMLLGGMGVVGPTRMDYPGTIAAVRAVANYVGQILSGR from the coding sequence GTGGCGAACACGGACGAGCGTCGCTTCGAGGTGCTGCGCGCGATCGTCGCCGACTACGTCGCCAATCAGGAGCCAGTCGGGTCGAAGACGATCGTCGAGCGGCACAACCTCGGCGTTTCCAGCGCCACCGTGCGCAACGACATGGCCGCGCTGGAGGAAGAGGGCTACATTGCCCAGCCGCACACCAGCGCCGGCCGGATCCCGACCGACAAGGGGTACCGGCTGTTCGTCGACCGGCTTTCGGAGATCAAGCCGCTGTCGGCGGCCGAGCGCCGAGCGATCACCAGCTTCCTCGACTCCGGGACCGACCTCGACGACGTGCTGCGCCGGTCGGTGCGGTTGCTCGCGCAGCTCACCCGCCAGGTCGCGGTGGTGCAGTACCCGATGCTCACCAACACCGTCGCCCGGCACCTCGAGGTGGTCCCGCTCACGCCCGCGCGGCTGATGCTCGTGCTGATCACCGACTCCGGCCGGGTCGACCAGCGCACGGTCGACCTCGGCGACGTGGTCACCGAGGAGACCGTGCTGCGGCTGCGCACCGTGCTCAACGGCGCGCTCGCCGGGCGGCGGCTGGCCGACGCGGCGGCCAACGTGGCCGAACTGCCCGAGGCCGCCCCGCCGGACCTGCGCGACCACCTCACCCGGATCTGCACCACACTGGTCGAATCGCTGGTCGAGCACCCGGAGGAGCGGATCGTGCTCGGCGGCACCGGCAACCTCACCCGCAACGTCGCGGACTTCCCCGGGTCGCTGCGCCAGGTGCTCGAAGCGCTCGAGGAACAGGTGGTGGTCCTGAAGCTGCTCGCGGCGGCCCGCAACCCCGGTGCGGTCACCGTGCTCATCGGCGAGGAAAATGAGGACGAGCAGATGCGCAGCACCTCGGTCGTGTCGATCGGCTACGGCCGGGACGACATGCTGCTCGGGGGAATGGGCGTCGTCGGGCCGACCAGGATGGACTACCCGGGAACGATCGCGGCGGTCCGCGCGGTCGCCAACTACGTGGGGCAGATCCTGTCCGGCCGCTGA